In a single window of the Rhodamnia argentea isolate NSW1041297 chromosome 2, ASM2092103v1, whole genome shotgun sequence genome:
- the LOC115751599 gene encoding inactive protein kinase SELMODRAFT_444075-like isoform X2, with product MNLKQELTHCLEEVRCNIVVMKGSQAKVLRLNLGCSNELQTPFYSATSSPFVDGGEFNAYRMKHSTPVSSPELFSPHTRTIGESLSSSYDTAGSFFHLYERNPLFEGRRKGCYSPYLTKNELKYPFTVLESYGEKVVTLSKTLPSSLSVDSSKVYWIPQNQMRDVKHLPIGNNQKATQTHKIISRRWFSKFIRHNQSHMNTASLGQRQAQQPDQVVNASIRDVVSLGRTSSVPPPLCSLCQHKAPTFGKPPRRFSYAELEEATDGFADPNFLAEGGFGLVHRGILSNGQVVAVKQLKFGGAQGDADFCREVRLLSCAQHRNVVLLIGFCSEGSKRLLVYEYVCNGSLDFHLHGRESNTLNWESRLKIAIGAARGLRYLHEDCRVGCIVHRDMRPKNILLTHDFEPLVADFGLARWYSGNEIGPEELVIGTSGYLAPEFVDGGKISEKVDVYAFGVVLLELMTGRRIIELQFKGESFFSQLFVPFAAHELKEVKSNCSSFIDPCLASNQSQDFGHQLQVMSHAALSCLHPDPESRPPMSKVVRILEGQSLVPLAFDLNAAGSRSGHLNGVCSRMHRETMRSHSRKHSH from the exons AT GAACTTAAAGCAAGAATTGACGCATTGCTTGGAGGAAGTCCGCTGCAATATTGTGGTGATGAAGGGTTCTCAAGCAAAAGTTCTCAGATTGAATTTAGGTTGTTCAAATGAACTCCAGACCCCCTTCTATTCTGCAACTTCTTCTCCATTCGTGGATGGCGGAGAGTTCAATGCCTACAGGATGAAGCATTCTACTCCAGTCAGCAGTCCTGAATTGTTTAGCCCTCATACAAGAACTATCGGAGAAAGTTTGTCATCAAGTTATGACACAGCAGGAtctttttttcacttatacGAAAGAAATCCACTCTTTGAAGGACGGAGGAAAGGATGTTATTCACCATATTTGACAAAGAATGAGTTGAAATACCCCTTTACAGTACTTGAATCATATGGGGAAAAGGTTGTGACTCTCTCAAAAACCTTACCATCATCTCTATCAGTTGACAGCAGTAAGGTTTATTGGATTCCCCAAAATCAGATGCGTGATGTAAAGCATCTCCCCATTGGAAACAATCAAAAAGCTACACAAACACATAAAATTATCTCCAGAAGATGGTTTAGCAAGTTTATTCGACATAATCAGAGTCACATGAATACTGCGAGCTTAGGGCAAAGGCAAGCCCAACAACCAGATCAAGTTGTCAATGCAAGCATAAGGGATGTCGTCTCTTTAGGCAGAACTTCCTCGGTGCCACCTCCCCTATGCTCGCTATGTCAACACAAGGCACCAACTTTTGGAAAACCCCCACGAAGGTTCTCATATGCAGAACTAGAGGAAGCAACAGATGGATTTGCAGATCCGAATTTTCTGGCGGAAGGAGGTTTTGGATTGGTCCACAGGGGGATTCTCAGTAATGGACAGGTGGTTGCGGTGAAGCAGTTGAAGTTTGGTGGAGCCCAAGGAGATGCTGACTTTTGTAGGGAGGTGAGGTTGTTGAGCTGCGCGCAACATAGGAATGTTGTGCTGTTGATTGGATTTTGCTCCGAGGGCAGCAAGAGACTTCTAGTCTATGAGTATGTGTGCAATGGATCCCTGGACTTCCATTTGCATG GACGGGAAAGCAACACTCTAAATTGGGAGTCCCGACTCAAAATTGCTATTGGTGCTGCAAGAGGCTTAAGATATCTTCATGAGGACTGTAGAGTTGGCTGTATCGTTCACAGAGATATGCGACCTAAGAATATCCTCCTGACTCACGATTTTGAACCTCTG GTTGCTGATTTTGGACTTGCTAGATGGTATTCTGGAAATGAGATTGGCCCAGAGGAGCTAGTCATTGGAACTTCGGG ATATCTTGCACCAGAGTTTGTTGATGGAGGAAAAATCTCGGAAAAGGTTGATGTCTATGCATTTGGAGTGGTACTTTTAGAGCTGATGACAGGGCGAAGAATCATCGAGCTGCAATTCAAGGGAGAAAGTTTTTTCTCTCAGTTGTTTGTCCCCTTTGCTGCACATGAATTGAAAGAAGTCAAATCCAACTGTTCTTCATTTATAGACCCTTGCTTGGCCTCTAACCAATCTCAAGATTTCGGCCATCAGTTGCAAGTAATGAGCCATGCTGCTTTATCATGTCTTCATCCAGATCCTGAATCAAGGCCTCCAATGTCAAAG GTTGTGAGAATACTAGAAGGACAGTCCCTCGTTCCCTTAGCATTCGATCTGAATGCAGCTGGTAGTAGGAGCGGTCACCTAAATGGGGTGTGCTCTCGCATGCATCGTGAAACTATGAGAAGCCACTCACGGAAACATTCCCACTGA
- the LOC115751648 gene encoding wall-associated receptor kinase-like 14 — MWPMIPKTALSTLLLLAGVVLPIITAEGRRAVQPSCSQTCGTGMPAKQNLTYPFGFSPGCPIQLNCTEDGNALVGDFLVQSAGPDAVTITIEAKCDRPFGSIEQLYGSNYAPMGNNAILLNNCTKASPCDVPNTKVIQAHFQSLCQPSNKTNTSMSCFSEEANSYTATFLNRSRLLSLGCQYFLSAISAEQQNNVSVSLGIQMLQLVWWLNGDGCECSEDADCFKLLGLPNGGGNGFRCKCKEGFLGDGFLAGTGCQRDAFMCNPAKYLSGQCGGTTRIIVLVGGVVVGASLMISLGLICCFFRRRNKWKAQLTVQRRLSEASGRSSITFYPYKEIERATNYFAERQRLGTGAFGTVYAGKLNGNEEWVAIKRIKQRDSVEQVMNEIKLLSSVSHPNLVKLLGCSIEKGEQILIYEFMPNGTLCQHLHRERGQGLAWPIRLKIAIETAQAIAHLHSIKPPIYHRDVKSSNILLDYNFMSKVADFGLSRLGMLEDSHISTAPQGTPGYLDPQYHQDFHLSDKSDVYSLGVVLMEIITSLKVVDFSRPQNEVNLANLATDRIGRARLDEIIDPILNVHKDEWTYLSVQKVAEVAFRCLASHRDMRPTMKEVADELDRIRLSRWAASEAKSGTTLSETSSCSSSPGSISEKLLICPEKRAEPEIRKEINVGDQSGGSTMSSTGSAADNSAASMKDSCISEENSPSSNSLLPKAIQ, encoded by the exons ATGTGGCCGATGATCCCGAAGACCGCTCTGTCCACCCTCCTCCTCTTGGCCGGCGTGGTCTTGCCTATTATCACGGCGGAGGGGCGTAGAGCCGTCCAGCCGTCCTGCAGCCAGACCTGCGGCACTGGCATGCCCGCGAAGCAGAACTTAACGTACCCTTTTGGGTTCTCCCCGGGCTGCCCGATCCAGCTCAACTGCACGGAGGACGGGAACGCCCTCGTGGGGGATTTCCTAGTGCAGTCCGCTGGCCCAGACGCCGTCACCATCACCATCGAGGCCAAGTGCGACCGCCCGTTCGGGTCCATCGAGCAGCTCTACGGCAGCAACTACGCGCCGATGGGGAACAACGCGATCCTGCTCAACAATTGCACGAAGGCCTCCCCCTGCGATGTGCCCAATACGAAGGTCATCCAGGCTCATTTCCAGTCCCTCTGCCAGCCAAGCAACAAGACCAACACCAGCATGAGCTGTTTCTCCGAGGAGGCGAACAGCTACACCGCCACGTTTCTCAACCGCAGTAGGCTCCTCTCCCTCGGCTGCCAGTACTTTCTGTCAGCGATATCGGCGGAACAGCAGAACAACGTGTCGGTGTCGCTGGGCATCCAGATGCTACAGCTGGTGTGGTGGCTGAACGGCGACGGTTGCGAGTGCTCCGAGGACGCGGACTGCTTTAAGCTCTTGGGGCTGCCGAACGGCGGCGGAAATGGGTTCCGGTGCAAGTGCAAGGAGGGGTTCCTTGGCGACGGGTTCTTGGCCGGCACCGGCTGCCAGAGAG ACGCATTCATGTGCAATCCTGCAAAGTATCTCTCTGGCCAATGTGGAGGAACCACCAGAATAATTGTTCTAGTTGGAG gTGTTGTGGTTGGGGCTTCCCTCATGATCAGTTTGGGCTTGATCTGCTGTTTCTTTCGACGGCGGAACAAGTGGAAAGCTCAACTCACTGTGCAGCGCCGTCTGTCCGAGGCCTCGGGCCGGAGCAGCATCACCTTCTATCCCTACAAAGAGATCGAGAGAGCCACGAATTACTTCGCAGAGAGGCAGAGGTTGGGGACCGGGGCATTCGGGACAGTCTACGCGGGGAAATTGAACGGCAACGAGGAGTGGGTCGCCATCAAGAGGATCAAACAGAGGGACAGCGTCGAGCAAGTCATGAATGAGATCAAGCTCCTGTCGTCCGTGAGCCACCCCAACCTGGTCAAGCTCCTCGGTTGCTCGATCGAGAAAGGTGAGCAGATCCTCATCTACGAGTTCATGCCCAACGGCACATTGTGCCAGCATTTGCACAGGGAGAGGGGTCAAGGACTTGCCTGGCCGATCAGACTCAAAATCGCCATAGAAACTGCTCAAGCAATTGCCCATCTCCACTCCATTAAGCCCCCAATATACCATCGAGACGTCAAGTCAAGCAACATTCTTTTGGACTACAATTTCATGTCCAAGGTCGCGGATTTTGGCCTTTCGAGACTCGGCATGCTCGAGGACTCCCACATCTCGACCGCCCCGCAGGGCACCCCGGGCTATCTCGATCCCCAGTACCATCAGGATTTCCATCTTTCCGACAAGTCGGACGTCTACAGCTTAGGCGTAGTACTCATGGAGATCATCACGTCGTTGAAGGTCGTGGACTTCTCGCGGCCTCAGAACGAAGTGAACTTGGCCAATTTGGCCACGGATAGGATTGGGAGGGCGCGGTTGGATGAGATCATCGACCCCATCCTCAACGTGCACAAGGACGAGTGGACGTACTTGTCCGTGCAGAAGGTGGCCGAGGTGGCATTCCGGTGCCTCGCGTCTCACCGGGACATGAGGCCTACCATGAAGGAAGTCGCGGACGAATTGGACCGGATCAGGCTCAGTAGATGGGCTGCTTCCGAAGCGAAAAGCGGCACGACTTTGTCTGAGACGTCTTCATGCTCCTCTTCTCCGGGCAGTATCAGCGAGAAGTTGCTAATTTGTCCCGAAAAGAGAGCCGAACCGGAGATTAGAAAGGAGATCAATGTCGGCGATCAAAGCGGAGGTAGCACCATGAGCTCAACCGGGAGCGCAGCGGATAATTCGGCAGCATCAATGAAAGATTCATGTATAAGTGAAGAGAACTCTCCCTCATCAAACAGTTTACTCCCTAAGGCGATTCAGTGA
- the LOC115751603 gene encoding protein JINGUBANG, which produces MAKDERGGGTMFMESNTIPRPKFNMMHSDPNMSAIPIPDDDFPHRHSSVSPASPTFYDHSRMSGEGSPMMMSPWNQSSPFNKSGWSTASANYEENVPQNSLIGSLVREEGHIYSLAASGELLYTGSDSKNIRVWKNLKEFSAFKSSSGLVKAIIVANGKIFTGHQDGKIRVWKISPRNPSQHKRAGTLPTLKDIFKSSINPSNYIEVRKRRSALWIKHSDAVSCLSLNEEQGLLYSASWDRTIKVWRISDSKCLESISAHDDAVNAVVAGVDDLVLSGSADGTVKVWKREMIGKTTKHTLAESLLKQECAVTSLAMNRACSAVYGGSSDGLVNFWERGKQFTHGGVLKGHKLAILCLASAGNLLFSGSADKTICVWRRDGMIHTCLSVLTGHTGPVKCLATEEDPESARKGDQRWIVYSGSLDKSVKVWSVSEMAPDLNQMAMMQQQQQVTYDADSVPSDGSFSSAGRNSQNRRY; this is translated from the coding sequence ATGGCGAAAGACGAGAGAGGAGGTGGCACCATGTTCATGGAGAGCAACACCATTCCGAGGCCCAAGTTCAACATGATGCATTCCGACCCCAACATGTCGGCGATCCCAATCCCCGACGATGACTTTCCGCACCGCCACAGCAGTGTTTCCCCTGCGAGCCCCACCTTCTACGACCACAGCCGGATGAGCGGCGAGGGGTCCCCGATGATGATGTCCCCCTGGAACCAGTCCTCTCCCTTCAACAAATCTGGGTGGTCCACCGCCTCTGCAAACTACGAAGAGAACGTCCCCCAGAACAGCCTCATCGGGTCGCTTGTCCGCGAGGAGGGGCACATTTACTCTCTCGCCGCCTCAGGCGAACTCCTGTACACCGGGTCTGACAGCAAGAATATCCGCGTATGGAAGAACTTGAAGGAATTCTCCGCATTCAAGTCCAGCAGTGGGCTGGTCAAGGCCATCATCGTCGCCAATGGCAAGATCTTCACCGGCCACCAGGACGGTAAGATCCGTGTCTGGAAGATCTCCCCCAGGAACCCGAGCCAACACAAAAGAGCCGGCACGTTGCCAACTCTGAAGGATATTTTCAAGAGCTCCATCAATCCAAGCAATTACATTGAGGTGAGAAAACGCCGGAGCGCACTCTGGATAAAGCATTCCGACGCGGTCTCATGCCTTAGCCTGAACGAGGAACAGGGTTTGCTTTACTCTGCTTCATGGGACCGAACCATAAAGGTGTGGCGGATCTCGGACTCCAAGTGCCTCGAGTCGATCAGTGCCCATGATGATGCCGTAAATGCTGTCGTCGCCGGTGTAGATGACCTGGTCCTCAGTGGATCTGCAGACGGGACCGTGAAGGTGTGGAAGAGGGAGATGATCGGAAAAACCACCAAGCACACGCTTGCCGAGTCGTTGCTGAAGCAGGAGTGCGCGGTCACGTCGTTGGCCATGAATCGGGCTTGTTCCGCCGTGTACGGTGGGTCCTCTGATGGGCTGGTCAACTTCTGGGAGCGCGGGAAGCAGTTCACACATGGCGGGGTCCTAAAGGGGCACAAGCTCGCGATCCTCTGCCTCGCATCTGCAGGGAACCTGTTGTTCAGCGGGTCTGCTGACAAGACCATATGCGTGTGGAGGAGGGACGGGATGATCCACACATGCCTGTCGGTGTTGACTGGGCACACCGGACCTGTCAAGTGCTTGGCCACAGAGGAAGACCCGGAGTCTGCCAGGAAGGGCGATCAGCGGTGGATAGTGTACAGCGGGAGCCTCGACAAGTCGGTCAAGGTGTGGAGCGTGTCCGAGATGGCACCTGATCTTAATCAGATGGCCAtgatgcagcagcagcagcaggtgACTTATGATGCGGACTCGGTACCGTCGGATGGAAGCTTCTCTTCCGCTGGCCGGAACAGCCAAAACCGAAGGTACTGA
- the LOC115751599 gene encoding inactive protein kinase SELMODRAFT_444075-like isoform X1, whose translation MSAPGHDGALSQRAARTGREKVVVAVRAEKVVSKAALAWALSHVVQPGDNVTLLAIFACKRPGRIRLWNFARTTGDGGASNRDELLDRISRISDSCSLMVMQFRDQVEVRVRIKVVSDKPGGVVADEARKCGANWVILDKNLKQELTHCLEEVRCNIVVMKGSQAKVLRLNLGCSNELQTPFYSATSSPFVDGGEFNAYRMKHSTPVSSPELFSPHTRTIGESLSSSYDTAGSFFHLYERNPLFEGRRKGCYSPYLTKNELKYPFTVLESYGEKVVTLSKTLPSSLSVDSSKVYWIPQNQMRDVKHLPIGNNQKATQTHKIISRRWFSKFIRHNQSHMNTASLGQRQAQQPDQVVNASIRDVVSLGRTSSVPPPLCSLCQHKAPTFGKPPRRFSYAELEEATDGFADPNFLAEGGFGLVHRGILSNGQVVAVKQLKFGGAQGDADFCREVRLLSCAQHRNVVLLIGFCSEGSKRLLVYEYVCNGSLDFHLHGRESNTLNWESRLKIAIGAARGLRYLHEDCRVGCIVHRDMRPKNILLTHDFEPLVADFGLARWYSGNEIGPEELVIGTSGYLAPEFVDGGKISEKVDVYAFGVVLLELMTGRRIIELQFKGESFFSQLFVPFAAHELKEVKSNCSSFIDPCLASNQSQDFGHQLQVMSHAALSCLHPDPESRPPMSKVVRILEGQSLVPLAFDLNAAGSRSGHLNGVCSRMHRETMRSHSRKHSH comes from the exons ATGTCGGCACCgggacacgacggggctctaAGCCAACGCGCCGCCAGGACGGGGCGGGAGAAGGTCGTCGTCGCCGTCAGAGCGGAGAAGGTCGTATCTAAGGCTGCGCTAGCGTGGGCTCTCTCCCACGTTGTTCAACCCGGCGACAACGTCACCTTGCTCGCCATCTTCGCGTGCAAACGACCGG GTCGAATTAGGCTGTGGAATTTCGCGAGAACGACCGGGGATGGCGGGGCCAGCAACCGAGACGAGCTGCTGGATCGGATTTCTCGGATCTCCGACTCGTGTTCTCTGATGGTTATGCAGTTTCGCGATCAAGTCGAG GTTAGAGTGAGGATAAAGGTGGTTTCTGATAAACCTGGTGGTGTGGTGGCGGACGAAGCACGCAAATGTGGGGCCAACTGGGTCATACTGGACAA GAACTTAAAGCAAGAATTGACGCATTGCTTGGAGGAAGTCCGCTGCAATATTGTGGTGATGAAGGGTTCTCAAGCAAAAGTTCTCAGATTGAATTTAGGTTGTTCAAATGAACTCCAGACCCCCTTCTATTCTGCAACTTCTTCTCCATTCGTGGATGGCGGAGAGTTCAATGCCTACAGGATGAAGCATTCTACTCCAGTCAGCAGTCCTGAATTGTTTAGCCCTCATACAAGAACTATCGGAGAAAGTTTGTCATCAAGTTATGACACAGCAGGAtctttttttcacttatacGAAAGAAATCCACTCTTTGAAGGACGGAGGAAAGGATGTTATTCACCATATTTGACAAAGAATGAGTTGAAATACCCCTTTACAGTACTTGAATCATATGGGGAAAAGGTTGTGACTCTCTCAAAAACCTTACCATCATCTCTATCAGTTGACAGCAGTAAGGTTTATTGGATTCCCCAAAATCAGATGCGTGATGTAAAGCATCTCCCCATTGGAAACAATCAAAAAGCTACACAAACACATAAAATTATCTCCAGAAGATGGTTTAGCAAGTTTATTCGACATAATCAGAGTCACATGAATACTGCGAGCTTAGGGCAAAGGCAAGCCCAACAACCAGATCAAGTTGTCAATGCAAGCATAAGGGATGTCGTCTCTTTAGGCAGAACTTCCTCGGTGCCACCTCCCCTATGCTCGCTATGTCAACACAAGGCACCAACTTTTGGAAAACCCCCACGAAGGTTCTCATATGCAGAACTAGAGGAAGCAACAGATGGATTTGCAGATCCGAATTTTCTGGCGGAAGGAGGTTTTGGATTGGTCCACAGGGGGATTCTCAGTAATGGACAGGTGGTTGCGGTGAAGCAGTTGAAGTTTGGTGGAGCCCAAGGAGATGCTGACTTTTGTAGGGAGGTGAGGTTGTTGAGCTGCGCGCAACATAGGAATGTTGTGCTGTTGATTGGATTTTGCTCCGAGGGCAGCAAGAGACTTCTAGTCTATGAGTATGTGTGCAATGGATCCCTGGACTTCCATTTGCATG GACGGGAAAGCAACACTCTAAATTGGGAGTCCCGACTCAAAATTGCTATTGGTGCTGCAAGAGGCTTAAGATATCTTCATGAGGACTGTAGAGTTGGCTGTATCGTTCACAGAGATATGCGACCTAAGAATATCCTCCTGACTCACGATTTTGAACCTCTG GTTGCTGATTTTGGACTTGCTAGATGGTATTCTGGAAATGAGATTGGCCCAGAGGAGCTAGTCATTGGAACTTCGGG ATATCTTGCACCAGAGTTTGTTGATGGAGGAAAAATCTCGGAAAAGGTTGATGTCTATGCATTTGGAGTGGTACTTTTAGAGCTGATGACAGGGCGAAGAATCATCGAGCTGCAATTCAAGGGAGAAAGTTTTTTCTCTCAGTTGTTTGTCCCCTTTGCTGCACATGAATTGAAAGAAGTCAAATCCAACTGTTCTTCATTTATAGACCCTTGCTTGGCCTCTAACCAATCTCAAGATTTCGGCCATCAGTTGCAAGTAATGAGCCATGCTGCTTTATCATGTCTTCATCCAGATCCTGAATCAAGGCCTCCAATGTCAAAG GTTGTGAGAATACTAGAAGGACAGTCCCTCGTTCCCTTAGCATTCGATCTGAATGCAGCTGGTAGTAGGAGCGGTCACCTAAATGGGGTGTGCTCTCGCATGCATCGTGAAACTATGAGAAGCCACTCACGGAAACATTCCCACTGA